CATTGGCCCAAAATTAGGTGTGGTCCACCCTTCCCTGAATATGGTCCATAAAGAATATCTAGAAGACCGGAACCAGTTAACTACACTGCAAGTCTGCAAGTAAACCAACCCTAAAAGGAGAAAGAGTCTCCCTCAGTTCATTCGTCCCAAGCTTttctttatgaaaattttggaGTCTACGGCTGCATTGGTCCTTATCAGAACAGTGTAGCCACTCGAGTAACGAGAAATGACACACACTGGTCTAGAAATCCAGAGGGCAGAAAATCAATGATCAGATATGCAACTTGCAATTTAATCACTGGCCTGATGGGACCAGGACCCCTCAGACTCAGAAAGGCCATAAGCTCTGTTAGGCGCACTCAAATACTGCCACTGTTTCTGCGATATGCATAGATGTGGGTCCATGATTTTATAAATTTGATTTGTCAACCTCACCAAGATAATGTAATTTATCCTAATGTATTCTAAAACAACTGCTATTTTTTGAAGTCTTTACTCTATAGCAAAAATTCTCCCAAGTCTGAGCCCTGAAGCCCAAGCCAACATCCAGCTGAAAATATACTTGAAATCTAGGGCATAGCAGCAAAGATTGCCAACATTTTAATCCGGCACACATTTCAATTTTTAAGTATATACTAGtgcgtgtgtgtgtatatataataTTTGGTCCAGTCCATATGCAGCATGACATGAGGTAAATTAAGATGAGGGTATTGATTGGCTTGCCTGTATCTCGATGAGAACAGTAGAGAAAGCAAAAGCAAAAGCAATGTCCCCGATTGCTTGGAATGCCTTCCACACCTTCTGTGCTGCTGTGACGTCCACCCCAACTATAGTTCCTGTTAAGCTTGTCCTTGAATGTCCCCCACCTATTCCACATTCGTGAATCACATATTTTACATTAGCTCAAATTAGGGAAATTTGAGCAATAATCATTCAAATTGaatttgataataggaaattcttATTTAAACCTGATTCATTATGAATCtaagatataaatatgtaaaattCATATTATTGAATTCATGATAAAAGAGGTTTGGACAAGAAAAATCATTGATAATATTAgagttattttcataattatacaTGCATTAATCAATAATAATGTTGTTTAGGTATTCAAAAAGCTCATACACATATTCAAATCGATGTGAGATCTCAAAAAACCATTCCATTAGTCGGTCAGTGATGTTTAATGGGTCTGTTTGACAGTTATGTAGTAACAACTGCTGCTTACAAACTGATGATGCATGCATAATGAATACACTAGACAACAACTATCTTTAATGGGTTTGTTTCATGAGTACGTAATGATTAAGTTCAAAACACACAGTTctctttttaataatttaatttaattacctGCTACTTTTGCTATGGATAGTCCGAGACCTATTGAAGAATAGGCGAAAGACATCACAGCTGCAAGAACTGAGAGCCATGAGAGCTTGTGAAAGTTTGGTATTTGGCTCAGGATGATTTGGATGCAAGCAAAGATAATCATGTAGGTGTAGTTTGATATATGGCACTTGTCTTGATGTCCATGCTTGTGGAAACAGTTTGACCTCTTTACAGCCCtgacaaattaataaattaacaagTAAATATTAGAGtccagaaaaataaataaaaattaactattagatttttttttttttttaattacttacACCATGCTAATGGATGCTGTAATAGTGTAGCCAATTGTGACTCCTACCAGGTTCGCATACTGAGCCAACCCACAAAGGAAAACTCTCCGGCCTCCTGGTATGCAAAGTTAAACAATTTGGCTAATGAATTATCAGCTATTTTATAAGGGATTCATCTGAATTGTATAGCACTCACCTAAGTTGGCTCTCACAGCATCCATGTAGGTGTAGTTTCTTTTGCCAGTGACTGGATCAGGCGACCTGTAGGAATCGGCAAGAAGAGTGGAAGTGAAAAGGGTTATGAAAGAGAACGCCATGAGAATAACCGGCCCAGCCACCCATCCCAACTGGGCTATGGCCCATGCTAGAGACAGCACTCCTGACCCAATCACAGCGGTGATGATATGAGCACTCGCAGTTAACCATGTCCCTTCAAGAACAAGAAGATGAAGGACCCCATCAATATGGAAATGACATTGTGATagaagaaaaagggaaaattcaGGAATCTATAGTCAtgttaaagaagaaagaaagaaaaaaaaaaactggagaaatggagatatatatatatatatatatatatatatatatatatatatatatatatatatatatatatatatatatatatatatatatatatatatatatgtaccagTTCTTTTAGCTCGACCGTCATCATCCTGGTTCTTGTGAGTTCCACCGTTTTCATATCCTTCTAGGTCTGCCTGTTCCAAGTACATGCTGCTATGTTTCATCTCTTTAGCcatctctgtctgtctctctctctctttctctctgggTTATGTACGTGTGTGTTTATCGCAAGTTGGGACGGTTGAACTACGAGGGACAAGACGCTGAAATAGAGAGGTGTAATTAATGGCTagttaaatcaaaataattaatggAAGTGGCGACTACCAAAGTAGTCAACCAGCAGTGTTTCTGCCGTGAGTGTATCAAGCAAAAAAAGGGCTGTTAGTTAAGTATATTAAATGAACTTTCTGAGCTACAAGCTGAAGTGTTTATAGAGGAACCTATAGAAGGGATGGTTGGCTTTGTAGGAATAATGACACAAGGGTTCTCTGCACCATTGATGGTGGTGGTGGAAGGGGGTGAGGAGATGATGAGAGGGTGTGGTCTTTACTTAAACCCTGCAAGGGTCCCCACTACGTCTTTGCGTATTTGGGTTATCGACCATCcaaattaataacaattaatcTTTTATATCGTAACCATTCATTGTGAAATTTTTTACAAGAAATCTCTTCTAGTTTGCCCCAACAACACCGGTCTTTCTCCCTAATTTTGCTTAGTCGGTTCCTTTTTTTCATATGAGACTAATATAAACCAGAAAGATCGACCAAGTGTCGCTTGGAGACTCGTAAAACTACTTTCAAAACCTTGGCATGGGCAATAATTTCACTGACCTCatcaactctttttttttttttttttgaattgcaAATTGCATTACATGGCCACTCGGGCAGACCTCGTCAACCTCTTTGTTATTTTGGTTTTCCCATCTCGAAGCAAAACCATCAGAAAGGTCGACAGTTGTGACGGAAGTTGGGGATTGCAAAGCTTTTtaccttttccttttcctttactTCACTGCAGTAAATCGTTGTTTCTTTCtcaatttcttttttcttctgGTGTTCAGAGAAACAGTTAGAAAAGTAGGCCCGTGAACGAATAATgtccattttttttttcccttccacTTACAGTGCAAGATAAAGAGCATTATAGTCCCtaggaaaagaaaaagataatgaTGATCAGTCCACATTTACGATCTGTGGACTTTTCTTGGCATTTTTTTCAAGGTCAACACTGCATTATTAGTGGTTTTGGTGCGTTATAACAGGACCCATTCCTTTTATTTATGCAAATTTATACTGCCGAGTCAgaagctgaaaaaaaaaaaaaacaattttaagAATATTTGGGTGTATacgtttaattaatttataaatattatattatataaaatcacaattttttgCTGATGTGTAGTGAATTAATAATTTGAGAAATTTATGAGAAATAAAACACATGCATTAAATATATGAAAGacaaaacatattattattttattaaacaatAATCAACACCACTTAATTAGTGATTAACGTGTGAACATAAGTTGTCATTTAATGCGTCTTCAAGCAGATACGTGTCTGCAAAATGGATGAGGATGCTGGGCCTAAAGACCACATGAGATCTGGGAAATAGTAATCAGCAGAGAAAAAGACAGCCCGCCATTGAAGACTTTGTATGTATAGAAACACATTCTTCATTTgccaacttcatcttctccacacACTTCACCAACTTTCAAAGACGTAATATCACTCAATGCATTCCTTGTTCTTGTAGGTGGGTAACAATGCCACAGCCTTTGAGCCACCAGGGGCTCTCACCGCAGTAGGAGAAATTCTATTATATTCATCAACACGGTGTCGTCAAAAACTAGTGTTCTTTCACTTGAACTTTGATATTGACGAGTCTACCATATGGAGCCAATTTTTTTGCAACCATCCATATAGTGGCAAACTTGGATTTGAATTCATTGAATTCAATTTTTTAccccaaaattaaaataaattgtacACAGAATTCTATTTGGACCTGGCAAACACGAGTTTTACTAGTTGGACCATTATATTTTACATGTGGGGatgacaataaaaattaaaatttttagttttaatcCCTCAAAATTACTAGAATTGACAATAATTTCAATTGTgtttctataaaaattattaaattttaatttattttataaaactcattaaattttaatttaatttcataaaattgattataataaaaatttaaaatttttaaattaatttactgatcttttaattattttataaataaaattatattattttattaattttttaaaaaaattaaataaaaagcatCCAACTACTCCCTTGCcatcaaactcttacaatttctccATGTATTTTCTACAACAGTCACTAAAAGTGTTAATTTATAATGGTCAATAAATTATccctaataatttaataaaaataaaataaatttgtgGCAATTTAATGatgaatattaaaatttaaatttcatcaataataaaaaaaaataatgattatttggaatttaaattttcaggaaaaaaaaatcaattattgtATGTACCATATGGCATGGTACTGTGGTGTCAACATGCTTAGAATTATTGTAGGTTCTTTGGAGAAACGTCAAAGGTCTAAGAATATAATGAAAGAAATTACAACAAATAGAACCCCATTGAGAGTGCcaatgaaagaaagaaagagagaaagagacatTGATTTCAACTTAGAATAAGTAATTCATGATTTTCCTTAAAGGGTGAATTGAAATTAGACTAGTTGTCTACAGTTCCAATCGATTATAGTTTGATTTCATTTtgattcaatttcaattttaattctaatttttgataattttaatttcaattcagaCACAGTTTAATTCACAATAcatcttaaaaaattattatcattttaaaaaaattataatttaaattaggcTGAAATTGATGATTCAAAATTTTGGtataattttcaataaaaattttagatagTGATAgaaattgacccttataattggtcaaattttaattaaaatgtttaaattatTGATTTAAGTCGATTTCAATTTCGATTCAATTTGAGGTTTAAATCAGCCCTTGAGCCGGTCTAAATGATATACGTGTATATAAATGATAAATGACACTAAATGTGGAAAACCATTATTGTTTAAGTCGATCGAAGCAACCCCATTAGTCTCATTTTCTTGAAAATGAAATGGAACCAAAGTTAGAGAATATCTTATCACTACCATTTTATGGTCTTACAAAGAAATGGACAAGTCCTCCATGGGTCCTTTCCAAAGGGTACGTGCCCGCCTCACTTGGATTGTGACTGCAAAATTTTTTAAGTCACAGGTTTACCTCGAGCCCATCCCTAACCTTATATGAAcacataaataaaaatttcatgtatatattattATCACCACCAAACATGAGACAACTTGTttattttcttgattttttttttaaattttcttctaAAGGGACCACCGTTTTTGTAGTTGTTCTTCTCATTTTGATGAATTTTTCAATGACTTTGCtttctttttaatatatatatttttttttcttgtgaattattgattgatatttttgatttcttctttatgTCGCCCTTAGTTTCAATCTAATCACAACTTGGCTTTAGATGATTGAACGTGACTTGAGATTACTATTGAACCAAATTAATTGTGGTTTCTTTCTTTTGAAAATTAATCAAACCTCAAATTTTAGCGAAAATGAAGTTTTAAAGGCAAATATTCTCTTGAAAAGCAGCAATAATACGTTATATGTATGGGGGAACTTTGAACAAGTGACAATAATTGATGGTCCTCCTTCATCCTCGTTGAACCTTCaccataattaatttcaattaaaaaatatatataataatcttAATTTCGAGATttgacattttttttaatttctttttttataattttatatgatataatataattgagGCATAAAATTATGCTTAATGCCTTCGTCATCATATattgataattaattataatatattaaatttaattttaaattattttttaatattctctaataaataaatttaagaaaTCTAACAGACTTAAATGTATTGGGTTTAGAGCTAAATCCCATCCTAGTGTATGAGGCCCAGCATTCCCACCGAGTAAACCGAGTGAGTAAGAAATCCAATGGGCCGGGAAGAGGCTTCAATGTGAGCCCAAAAATTGATACAAAAGGTCCGGAACCCGACCCAACAGCCACCTGGTTTCTGTTTTCTAACCGTTTCGATTCTCATTTTGGCGCAAAACATACAAAAGGCTGGAAGGAAACAGAGCTATCGACGGATGAATACGAGCTCCAGatgtgtctttttttttttctaaacaaTAGGCAGAAAGAAAATGCAAACCCTAGATGAGTGCCTAAATCCTTTATTCACAGAGAATTTGTAGATCTAAACAAGGTTAtttgttttctattttttttttccatttttttattttggttaattccTGCAAAATTATTACATTGCACATATTTAATGATAGAAATGTATAATTTCTGAGAATTGAAGCAATGTTTCTTAAACGTTCCCTGAATCGAAAAGTTCAATTTTATATTGATTCGCTTGTCTTGCATTACATTGGATTGATTGCAAATGTAAGAAGGCTCAAATGTACAGAAAATACTCGCCGTTGATGGGATCGAATTGTGTCCATCAAATCCTTTTCCAATGTGATTCTGCGGACATAATTGATCTTGAATGGGGGGGGATAGCCGCTAAAACATTTTTTTTGAGTTGAATGATGCTGCTGAAAGTTGATTATCCAATTGATAAGCTTTGTGGTGTTTTTATGGTTGAATGATCATTTGGGCTTTTGTATATTTGTTGGCATTAACTATTCTGAATAAGGTTAAGGATGTGTAACATAAACAGCCAACAAATGATATATGCGCCCTTTTCACACAATGAACTTTGTGATCACGGTTTTTGTTTACCTTAGCTTTTGATATTCTTTTCATCCCATATGAAATTCTTTTGCTTCAatatcacctttttttttttttaattcctttgcAGCTGTCAAGCATCATGGTTGCTAAAGAGGAAGAATGTGGGAGTACGATGGTAGAAAAGTGGAGGTTTTCCAAAGAACAATAACCACTGAGAGATTTTGTGGTTTTCCATGTGATTATTGAGTGCTTTTATATGAAATaagcttcatgaaagttgtattatAGAAGAGGTCTTAGGCTTGAAAATTTTACTTGAAAAAACAGGAATGCGAATTTTGGTGATTTTTTTGATATCTAATGTTTTAAAGCATTTGGGATGGTATAATGTGGACTAGAGAATAAGTTGCCCCGATGCAAGGTCATAATTGCCTATAATTAAGCCGTTTGTCATGTGGGACACTGTGCAACAAATTGCCATTTACATCCATAGATTTCACAACCTTGACCTTTTTCAGCAAGGGTATGTGCATCTTAGTTGATCATTAcctgtgaattttttttttcctttgttccCCCTCTTTTAATTTATATAGTTCTCTGATGCTGAACTTTTATTCCCTTTCTTTAGGTTCTATCAAATTAAGGTCAGTGTGAGATGGGAAAACAGTGATTATACTTCTTTGGGAATTCCTTCTAGGGTTGTTCAATATGAAggtgatttctttctttcttttcctttaattattatttttggagaataataataataatgaaaaacccTCTTTTTTGTTCGTTTCAaggttaaaataaataatttacatgaaACTTAATTGCAACTTATTTGCAAGTATTTGACATTACAACAGCTCCTTTGGAGACTTAAAACATGATTGTGGTTTATAAAATTCAGGACTTGATCTATGGTATGAATATTGCTTCATTGCACTCTTATGTGTAGAATAATCTGAAAAGCTTGTAACCTTGCCGAAGTGATCTTGCTGCTGATATCTATGATGCTGTTGAAACCTTGACATTTTGTATTTAAGTATCCAGTCTTCTTGTTAGATTTTTTACTACCAAAATAAATGTTTAATATTGTTTTGATTTGAGAATATggatctttcttcttcttctttagctTTCTATAATGAGTTTTATCATGGTTTGGCTGGATTAGCTGAATGATAAAGATTTTATCAGGTTGTTTTTGTTTGCTATATAAACAAAGTTTCCCGTGTTCTATTTTCAATTTCAGAGTATGATTGAAGATTTAGGCCCACCACATTCCTGGGATGTAGTTCCAAAGTGTCAGCATTCTCATAGAATTATCATGTTTACTGGCATGGTTCTAAAGGCAACATTTGTCAcagtaaactttttttttttctttttttaagaaGAGTGTGAGCAGACAATTAAATTTTATGATTGTTTAAGGGAGTTTATTAGAAGGCCTGTTGAGCCTTGGACTACATGATGTGGGAGGCCCTTCCATCCTGTAGATTCCCCCCAACCCCAATGCAATGAGATTTGAACTTTAGATTTTGGAGGTGTCCATTGGAGACTAAACATTCAGTAGAATTACCATCTAGATTCTTACATTCTGAAGTGACCTTGGGAACTTGGAGAAAGAGCTGTTTATGATGCCTATACTCAGGCTTAATTTTGTACTTCGCTTTTGTTACTGTTCATGTTTTATAAACACTTTGCTTCACTTAATCATaggtcttttttttttcctttcctttctttcaTGCTTGATGTTTATGGGACAATATGAAAGTGAAGAAAATGCTGAATTTTGTGTGACCTTCAGCTAATGATTTGGGTTCTGACAACATTAATGGGGCATGGAGAATCAATGATACAGACAATAGTTTCTTAACACAGCCTTTTCGGATTAAATATGCAAGGCAAGATATTTGTTTATCTGTCATGGTCTTGTTCAATCTCTCTCTCAGTAAATATAAGGtaatcatctctctctctctctctctctctctctttgtgtgtttgtgtgtgtgtgtttgtgcGAGCATGCATGTCATTGTTTGCAAACTTCGGTTGACTTGCATGTAATTTT
This is a stretch of genomic DNA from Hevea brasiliensis isolate MT/VB/25A 57/8 chromosome 12, ASM3005281v1, whole genome shotgun sequence. It encodes these proteins:
- the LOC110635069 gene encoding amino acid permease 6; amino-acid sequence: MAKEMKHSSMYLEQADLEGYENGGTHKNQDDDGRAKRTGTWLTASAHIITAVIGSGVLSLAWAIAQLGWVAGPVILMAFSFITLFTSTLLADSYRSPDPVTGKRNYTYMDAVRANLGGRRVFLCGLAQYANLVGVTIGYTITASISMVAVKRSNCFHKHGHQDKCHISNYTYMIIFACIQIILSQIPNFHKLSWLSVLAAVMSFAYSSIGLGLSIAKVAGGGHSRTSLTGTIVGVDVTAAQKVWKAFQAIGDIAFAFAFSTVLIEIQDTIKSSPENKAMKKASFVGILTTTLFYVLCGCVGYAAFGNDAPGNFLTGFGFYEPFWLIDFANVCIAVHLIGAYQVFCQPIFSFGERNCHQRWPENKFITREHAINIPFYGVYYLNLFRLAWRTLYVILTAVLAMIFPFFNDFLGLIGAAAFWPLTVYFPIEMYIARTRMPKFSFTWTWLKILSFACLLVSLVAAAGSVEGLMNSLKTYKPFQSEQ